ATCTCCAAGATAAGCCTCTCTCTCTTTCGTACCGTTAATCGGATTTACCCGATACAGATAACCGCCGCGGTCAGCACAATATAGCTTGCCATTAGGTGCTATTACCACTGACGAGATAAACTCATCGTGATATTTCGCACTAAATCGCCAGCGCTCATTACCATTAGCGGTCAGGGCATGAATATGCCCTTCGCGACAACCGACATAGATATTGCCTTGCTCATCAACCGCCGGCGTTGAGACTACCTCACAGTCATAGTCATCATCAGGTAGCAGTTGCCAGATAATTCGACCTAATCCGGAAAACACCCGCACCGCGCTTGACCAATTAGAACTCCTCTTGTGCCGGTCCTGGGCTTGAGCCTTCACATAAAACTCACCAGTTCTATTGTAAGTATAGGTCGTCTTATAAGTATCACCACTGGGTAGATAGTCCCCAAAACTACTGATAGTGCCATCGCCGAAATTAAACCGATATTGAACCTCATCACCTTCTGGGTCTTCGGTTGCGACCTCAAAAGTATCAGGCACACCTGGAATCATCACCATTGGTGCCTTAAGATAAGTTGGATCTTGCGGGGCTCGGTTTTTCGAGCAAGCCAAGGCTACAATTAGTAAAAATAAAAGCCAACTGTATTTTTTCATGCTCAGCATTTTTAAATCTTAGCTAATAATTATAATCAAAAAAATTCAAAAGTCAAGTTTTCGTATAATTTGTTGGTAAGGATCTAAATAGCTTCTTCTAACTATCCAAGTTTTATTTAAAGCACGGCTGAAATTTTTGGCCGATCCCGAATTGTAAGTGGCAAGCGCTCTACAGCTTTTAGAAATTTTATCTCCGTAAGTTTAACTGAGTCGTCTACTCAGTGTCTAAAACTGCTACGCGCTAATAAACCAACAGCTCTTTTTAGCCCTCGGGGTATAACCCCCGGACCGTCCCAGGGCCGTATCGGGTACGGTATAAATAAAAAAGGGGGCAAATGCCCCCTTTTTAATGGCTACGCGCTCAAAGAATTAGTTGTGGAGGACAAAGAAATTCCAATATGTCGGATCTGCTGGATCATCAGCGGTCGGATCCAAATCGTAGATTGGTTGTACTGGATCACGGCCATAACCAAAGATACCATACTCGGTTGGTAAAGCATTATTATTCTCATTTAACCAGGTGGCAATCGCAATACCGCCGGCAAAGTCCATAGCCTGGTCTAAATAATAGCAATCATCTTCCGCGCCACGAGTAATTGCATTCTGACCACGGAACTCAAGTGCACCATAATGAGTCTCGTAGTCTAAGTCAGTATTGCCTAACTCCTCGTCATTATATCGCCTGTTATTATACGGATTCACTGGGAACTTTCCAGGTATTACTTCTCCGTCCATATTTACGAAAACATCACCGCCCGGGAAGTAAACACAAATACCAGTAGGATCGTCAGGGGCCCAACTTACCGCATCGGACGGGTAAACACCATAGTGGTCAACAGCATACGCCTCAAGTGCCGTCTGAACCACATGCATATTATTCTTGACGCTGGTGCGGCGTGCTCTCTCCTGGAACAAGACAAAGTTCGGAATCATCAACGCCAATAAGATACCGATAATTAAGATCACCACTAAGAGCTCGATTAATGTAAATCCCTTGTTATTACGCATTTCTTACTCACCTCCTTTCTTTTTAGGATTTTTAATTTTCATACCCTGCGTATAAATTGTAATAAAAAATTTGGTTTTGTCAAGAGTTTTAATAATTTTCTTAAAATTTTTATTACTATGAGAATCAAATAGTTAGCAAGGAAATTTTCTTATCTTTTCTTTTTCTGATGAAATTCCCACTAAGTGGGCGCAAATTTTGTCTTTTGTAATAAAAAAGCCCGGTGACGACCTACTCTCCCACGCCGTTGCCAGCGCAGTACCATTGGCCCTGGAGGGCTTAACGACTCTGTTCGGAATGGGAAGAGGTGTTACCCCTCCGGTATTGCCACCGGGCTTTTCGTCTCGGTGTAATAAAAGTGAAGGACAATTAAAAGTGGCAGACCTTCATAAGCCGCACGGCTGATTAGTACCACTCGGCTCAACCCATTACTGGGCTTACACCTGTGGCCTATCAACATCGTAGTCTACGATGAGCCTTCAGGGTATACCACCTTGCGGTGATATACTCGGGAGACCTCATCTTGGGAGGGGCTTCCCGCTTAGATGCTTTCAGCGGTTATCCCTGCCGCACTTGACTACCGAGCGGTGCCCTTGGCAGGACAGCTCGTACATCAGAGGTGCGTTCACCCAGGTCCTCTCGTACTGTGGGCGACTTCCCTCAAGTCTCCTACGCCCACGATGGATAGAGTCCGAACTGTCTCACGACGTTCTGAACCCAGCTCACGTACCGCTTTAATGGGCGAACAGACCAACCCTTGGGACCTTATTCAGCCCCAGGATGCGATGAGCCGACATCGAGGTGCCAAACCGGGCCGTCGATGTGAACTCTCGGGCCCGATCAGCCTGTTATCCCCGGAGTACCTTTTATCCGTTGAGCGATGGCCCTTCCATACGGAACCACCGGATCACTAGACCCGACTTTCGTCTCTGCTCGACTTGTGTGTCTCACAGTCAGGCTGGCTTATGCTCTTGCACTCCACACACGGTTACCGTCCGTGTTGAGCCAACCTTTGGGCGCCTCCGTTACCGTTTAGGAGGCGACCGCCCCAGTCAAACTGCCCACCTGCCACTGTCCCGAAAAGAGGATAACTCTTTCGGTTAGAATTTCAACAAAACAAGGGTGGTATTTCACCGGCGACTCTGCTCCACCTGGCGGCAGAGCTTCACAGTCTCCCACCTATCCTACACATGTTTTGCCGAAATCCAATGACAAGTTGCAGTAAAGGTTCACGGGGTCTTTTTGTCCAATCGCGGGCAGGCGGCATCTTCACCGCCACTACAGTTTCGCCGGGCTCCTCGTCAAGACAGCGCTCCCCTCGTTACACCATTCGTGCAGGTCGGAACTTACCCGACAAGGAATTTCGCTACCTTAGGACCGTTAGAGTTACGGCCGCCGTTTACTGGGGCTTCGGTCGGATGCTTCCCCGCGATTGCTCGCGGCTGACATCCTTCCTTAACCTTCCAGCACCGGGCAGGTGTCAGTCCCTATACATTGCCTTACGGCTTTGCAGAGACCTGTGTTTTTGTTAAACAGTCGGGGGAGCCTCTTCACTGCGGCCCACCTTACGGCGGGCACCCCTTCTCCCGAAGTTACGGGGCTAACTTGCCGAGTTCCTTAACGAGGGCTCACCCGAGCGCCTGTGGATATTCTCCTCGCCCACCTGTGTCGGTTTCCGGTACGGTCAGCATAGTTTCTGGCCTAGAGGTTTTTCTCGGCAAACGGGCCGGCTGAGTTCGCCTGATTGCTCAGGCTCCCCATCCCAAGAGCGAATTCCGAGTGCGGATTTGCCTACACTCCATCGCCCTTGGTTAGACCGGGACGACCAACACCCGG
The window above is part of the candidate division WOR-3 bacterium genome. Proteins encoded here:
- a CDS encoding prepilin-type N-terminal cleavage/methylation domain-containing protein; the protein is MRNNKGFTLIELLVVILIIGILLALMIPNFVLFQERARRTSVKNNMHVVQTALEAYAVDHYGVYPSDAVSWAPDDPTGICVYFPGGDVFVNMDGEVIPGKFPVNPYNNRRYNDEELGNTDLDYETHYGALEFRGQNAITRGAEDDCYYLDQAMDFAGGIAIATWLNENNNALPTEYGIFGYGRDPVQPIYDLDPTADDPADPTYWNFFVLHN